One stretch of Prunus persica cultivar Lovell chromosome G1, Prunus_persica_NCBIv2, whole genome shotgun sequence DNA includes these proteins:
- the LOC18789991 gene encoding nucleoid-associated protein At2g24020, chloroplastic: protein MASTSALSSRLSNFRRLTDSEDHLSFRDVLNSRPACPSIVSWPGVKTRRAPRSSRVYGLFGGKKDNNEKGDDAASKAGIFGNMQNLYETVKKAQNVVQVEAVRVQKELAAAEFDGYCEGEIIKVTLSGNQQPVRTEITEAAMELGAEKLSLLVTEAYKDAHQKSVVAMKERMSNLAQSLGMPPGLGELK, encoded by the exons aTGGCTTCGACCAGTGCTTTAAGCTCACGGCTTTCCAACTTTCGCCGACTCACCGACTCCGAAGACCATCTCTCTTTCc GTGACGTACTAAATTCACGTCCAGCATGCCCTTCAATTGTATCTTGGCCTGGTGTTAAAACTAGGAGGGCTCCCCGGTCGTCTCGTGTGTATGGCTTATTTGGAGGGAAAAAGGATAACAATGAAAAGGGTGATGATGCAGCTTCAAAG GCAGGAATATTTGGTAATATGCAAAATCTGTATGAAACGGTTAAAAAGGCTCAAAATGTAGTACAAGTTGAAGCAGTGCGTGTGCAGAAAGAGCTTGCTGC gGCAGAGTTTGATGGTTACTGTGAAGGTGAGATAATTAAG GTAACGCTTTCTGGTAACCAGCAACCTGTACGTACTGAGATAACTGAGGCTGCTATGGAACTAGGAGCAGAA AAACTTTCTCTTTTGGTCACCGAAGCGTACAAAGATGCACACCAGAAGAGCGTTGTG gCCATGAAGGAGAGAATGAGCAACCTTGCCCAGAGTTTAGGAATGCCTCCAGGCCTCGGTGAATTGAAATGA
- the LOC18792901 gene encoding early nodulin-like protein 1, with product MAGFSSSRALSSSSLLLIFLLFSFSEAREILVGGKTGSWAIPSSESQSLNKWAESTRFRVGDTLVLKYDSAKDSVLRVTKEDYANCNVSNPIEQHKDGETKLHLDQPGPFYFISGTKGHCEKGQRVIVVVMTPRKHYGISPAPSPAEVDGPAVAPTSSATSLQGGLLVVAFGIFALGLF from the exons ATGGCTGGCTTTTCATCATCAAGAGCTctatcttcatcttctctgtTGCTcatatttcttctcttcagCTTCTCAGAAGCCAGAGAGATATTGGTTGGAGGCAAAACAGGCTCATGGGCAATCCCATCCTCTGAATCCCAATCTCTCAACAAATGGGCTGAAAGCACCCGTTTTCGGGTCGGCGACACTCTTG TGTTGAAATATGACAGTGCCAAAGACTCGGTGTTGCGTGTGACCAAGGAAGACTACGCTAACTGCAATGTTTCAAACCCAATTGAACAGCACAAGGATGGTGAAACCAAGCTTCATCTTGACCAACCAGGGCCATTCTATTTCATCAGTGGAACCAAGGGCCACTGTGAGAAGGGGCAGAGGGTGATTGTGGTTGTTATGACCCCAAGAAAACACTATGGTATCTCTCCAGCACCTTCTCCGGCAGAGGTTGACGGTCCCGCTGTTGCTCCAACTAGCAGTGCTACAAGCTTGCAGGGTGGTCTTCTGGTTGTGGCATTCGGGATTTTTGCTCTGGGGTTGTTTTGA